cagttgatgtcaaagtgcatgaatctataATCAGAAAGAGACTGCACAACTTTACTTATCATGGGAGGTGTGCAAGGTGTGCAGCAACATTTGCTGTCCAAGATAAACCAAGGAACTCAGAGACAAAGGtcaagacttctggaataatgtgctttggacagatgagtctaaaactgAATTATGTGGAGACCATAACAGAGGGCATGTTTAGCGTAAACCAAATACAACATTTaagcaaaagaacctcataccaactgtaaaacatggaggtggaagtgttatggtttggagAAGCTTTTGTGCAGCAGGACCTGACCAGCTCATCATCATAGAATCCATGATCATAGAATCCAATTCTAaattgtatcagaaggtgcttgaggaacatgtgagtCCGTCTGTCTCTGGACCTTGCAACATGACAAGAACATACCAGAAAATCCACAAAGGActcactgaaaagtaaaaaacgtAGAATTGTGGAACGGacaagtcaaagcccagatctatATCCTATTGAAatcctgtgtggtgatttgaaacagactgtgcattcaagaaacccctcaaacatcacacagctgaaagaattctgcattgaagAGTGGGAGAAACTTTCTTCCAGTCAATGTCAGAAACTAgtagatggctacaagaaacgtCTCACGGAGGTTATTTTAGCCAAAGGGGTAAACACTTATGTTTTGGAATGTCTTCACacggatagtaagagaaatgtgtttgtatacttgtgtgtgtaggttgaCTGGATCGTACAGCAGTCTGAAGGGAGGCAACATTTCTGAGGGGATGGAGGACTTCACGGGCGGCATTGCCTACACTCGTCCTGTTTCCTCCCGCACTCCTCCTGTCCTGTGGAGGACTCTTACTGCCGCGCTGTCCAGGGGCAGCCTACTCAGCTGCTTcatacaggtatacacacagatacacacacatacacaatgatgcacttcttctcaaggtttcttcctcatttcatctcaggaagtttttatATGatagtctcactcactcactcatcttctaccgcttatccgaactacctcgggtcacggggagcctgtgcctatctcaggcgtcatcgggcatctaagctggatacaccctggatggagtgccaacccattgcagggcacacacacacactctcattcactcacgcactcacacactcacacactacggacaattttccagagatgccaatcaacctaccatgcatgtctttggaccggaggaggaaaccggagtacccggaggaaacccctgaggcacggggagaacatgcaaactccacacacacaaggtggaggcgggaatcgaacccccaaccctggaggtgtgaggccaacgtgctaaccactaagccaccgtgccccccttaaataaaactgtatttaaaaaaaattaaagagaatGTTCTGACGTTTCCTTCCCAGCTTCAGTGCAAAACTAAAGAAGAAAACTTAATGTTGTGGTGATCAACACCATGGAGAGAAATTGTGTAAATCTTGTTTATGTGACATTATCTTGATCTGTGCAGTATGTTTCTTTGCAACATAGCAGATGACAGATGGATTTATAATGAATCATGATTGACATGAAACATTAAAGAGTCATAACAGATGTTCGGTTTGAATATACAACACATCTTATTTGTGTGAGTTAAACAGTATAGCCGTAATCCTTTTCGTTTCCTGTTGAGGAGTGATGGGGTACCTGCGAAGGATATGTTTGGTCTGCTAGATCTCATGAAGTACTGTAAAAAGAGTTTTCTTCACACCCACTTGCTCTAATCAGCTGTGTTTGTTTCGACCACCTGACGAGTTAACTTGATGTCGTTTGTATAGCATATTGATCCAAATGACTGCAGTGGGTGCAAACTAAAGGCAGGTTTAAATGAGAACTCGACCCTGAACAACTTGTATAATAATCTTTATAATTATGTGACCTTAAATGGATTGCAAGATTTATTCTGCAatgaatttctttgtttaaacaGCTGACTGTTTAAATAACAGTTTGTTGAACAGTTTTCAGTGAGATAGTACAAATGAACCCATAGTTTATCTTTACCTGAAGAATTATTCAACAGTGCATTCAGTTCTTAACTCCTTTGTCCTCTACCAAATAGATCAGCTTTCAAAATTTCTAATTCCATGTTAATACAACCATCATGATTGCTAACTAACCGAACAGAGTCTCGTTATTCAacttaatttgatttaatttatttgtatggcgctttaaCCAAttggcattgtctcaaagcagcgttGTAGAAGGATAGAAACGTATTATAGAATAAAAACGTTTAAGAAATGGAAATGGAATTTTTAGAATTTATGGAAATCTATGGAGTCTAATTTTTGGCTTTCTTCCCTATGGGATCTAAACCCTTCCTATTGCCATTTAAGACAACAAatattgttgctgtttttttctgagtGCAGGCCAAAAGTGTGAAAGAGATTGGCAGTGTGTCTCCAGAGGGGCTGGTCAAAGGTCATGCCTATGCTATTACTGCCACTGATAAGGTAAGACATCTTGCTACTTACACATATATGTTCCACTGTATTTTTAGGATGACAAGTTACTTATGCtaacttgtttgtgtgtgtgtgtgtgtgtgtgtgtgtttaggtgcaCAAGAAAACTGAAACTGAGGAGGTGTTACTGGTGAGACTGAGAAACCCTTGGGGATTTGTGGAGTACTGTGGTCCGTGGGGTGACAAGTGAGAAATGCTCAGTTCTCATTTTAGCGCTAAAAATTATGTCCTCCTAACTGCTGCTgaactgtttctgtgtgtgtgtgtgtgtgtgtgtgtgtgtgtgtgtgtgtgtgtgtgtgtgtgaacaggtgtAAAGACTGGGATGGCATAGAGAATGCAGAGAAGACCAGAATCAAATTGAACATTGAAGAAGATGGAGAATTTTGGTACATAAGCATCAACAGTTTTCTACTAAATATGAATGATTTTTCTCTAGGATATACAACACTAGTCCTCACAAGTCCTGATTACTCAAATATGTACTATTTTCTTACTATGAACCTTTTAAAAGGTTCTCATTAAGTTATATCATTGGTAAACATGTCAACAAAACAAACCTCAGTAGACGTTTCAGCAGCAAAGTTTCTCATGATGTAGAAATAGACTAGTTGATGCATACGTTTTTAAAATGAGTGAAATTCCCGTTCAGAGGCTCATATAGGAATTTTCTTCCATGAACCAGAAAATATTGCTAAGCACTTTCTCATTGCTCAGAATTGTTCATTACAGCAGTAATATTTTCTAGTAAGAGATAATAGTATAAAGATTTCACCAACTTCTTTTTTATGACACTGTAAATCCCTTTCTCTCGCCCCTGAAAGCCCAGAGACACAAATAAGTAAATTTTTGGTATTAAGACACAGGTGAGAATAGTCATGCGTTATCTGCCAGTTTGACCCGCCTTATCTCCATCCACAGCCGAAGCTCAACCACATTCCGGCACCACATAGACTTAGATATTTTTGGCCACATCCTATCATCATTGGATTGCCAGTACAGGTTGTGACAATTCCATAGATATTCATGGCCAGGAGGTGCACAAGGTCTACAGAACAATGTTGGCTGTGGTCTTTGGGTGGATGGGATGGCATGcactctctcccctgtcaatcacagtgactctagctaattgtgtatgtgtgtgtgtgtgtgtgtgtgtgtgtacatttccCCTGAATGTGTTACACTGGCCTCTGACACAACATGAGCAATAGTTTGAAATGTTCACTGGCCTCAAATGTCTCGGAAGAAGCACCATCAGCAAAAGAGCAAATAACCAGACGAAGGAGAAGATGTTTATATCAGCAGCTCAAACAGTAGTTCTGACTACAAGCAAATCACTTTTAGTATATTCTTCTAATATGCTATCCTTTAtatggtaacagctcattcacaaggacaaataaaactaataataaatggcTAAAAAGGTTTTTAACAAAATCTAATCATTGATATGGTGAAACGTTCTGTAAGGGACATTTAGGTTAAATTTACGGTCTCCAGTGTACCTTTTATAACTAAATGTTTCTCACTAATAAGCACATTCTTTGTCTTTTTGACtctttatgtacagtacatgatctaaaaaataatgaactacATACAGCTGACTTACACTATTTGCATGTAATATTACATTTAGCTGTGGAGTCCcagccatgtgtgtgtgcatttgtgtgtttatatacatagGATTGGAGTGCAGGACTTTTGCAAGCTGTTTGACACAgtggagttgtgtagtgtgaatCCTGACTCTGATGCTGGAGAGGAAGGTAGTGATTCCTCCTGGTCCTTGACCTCCCATAAGGGATCCTGGGTGCCCATGTGTTCAGCAGGGGGCAGTCGCAAAAACCCaagtaagggtgtgtgtgtgtgtgtgtgtgtgtgtgtgtgtgtgtgtgtgtttttgaatgtTGTCTAAGGTACTGTAGACAGCAAACTgaatataatgataataatatgaacataaaaataagaaaaaatacttatataataataataataattttatatttactactttatacattatttttaaatgctaagaatgtcttttgattttttctttcaataataataaaaataataataataataataataataataataataataataataataataattacattttttatttccaacAGAAACTTTCTGTAAGAACCCTCAGTTCCACTTGATTCTGTCGCAGCAGGATGCGGAGGATGTGGAAATTGACGAGGATGAATTGGATGCcggagatgatgatgacaatatCAGCACTGCAGCTCCACCAAAGATCTCTTTggacaaacaaaaagagaagatgaagaaatgCACGGTGCTGATAGAGCTGCTGCAGAAACACCGTCGATTGAAAGACAAAGTCAACTTCCTTTATATCGGCTACCACATCTACAAAGTGAGAACTTGATGCACTGTTACACTTTATAATCTTATCATTAGGAAAAGCTTAAAGGTGctcatatttaaaatgtattactaaTACAAATAATGTGTACAATTATATAGGAATGATTCAATAAAATAGTAGTTTAATTCACTGCATCAGAATAAACTTGCCTTTCTGTCCAGAATGGTTTGTATTACATCACAACCAAAACCACTTGCACATATTATAAATGCACTTATTATTGCACTTATTATAAATGATGCCATTTTACAGAATATATCGTTTTTTAAGTaaatcaagaaaataaaaagacttcTTGGTAGTGGACTAATGTATCTTATTGAAACTTACGAgtcttgtcttttctttctgtctctctatgtaAACTTCCTGCTTGTCTTTTAGTTGCCCCCTGAGGTGAGTAACACTTTATATATGACTGATCTGTTTTAATGGTATAAGCATCAAACACACTGTGTTCCTCCTTCTATTCCAATAGCTACAGGACAGCACAGGTTCTTTTAACCAGGAGTTTTTTGACACTAACCCGCTGGTGGGCCGATCTGGAATGTATCGCAATGTACGGGCTGTGTGGAGGAAGGTGCACTTGGACCCGGGGCACTACATCATTGTGGCGTCCACACAGAGGCCCAACCAGCctggggagtttttcctccgcATCTATGCAAAGAATGGCAACTCACTGGGGTACGCTGGAGTGAtgtaaaatctgaaaaaaaaatttcatacatttttacaaatttttagtgaaataaatgaggattttaggggggcacggtggcttagtggttagcacgttcgcctcacacctccagggtcggggttcgattcccgcctccaccttgtgtgtgtggagtttgcatgttctccctgtgcctcgggggtttcctccgggtactccggtttcctccaccggtccaaagacatgcatggtaggttgattggcatctctggaaaattgtccgtagtgtgtgattgcgtgagtgaatgagagtgtgtgtgccctgcgatgggttggcactccatccagggtgtatcctgccttgatgcccgatgacgcctgagataggcacaggctccctgtgacccgaggtagttcggataagcggtagaagatgaatgaatgaatgaaatgagaaTTTTATGCCTTATCTCTTCACAGCCTCAAGCGCttaaattttacattatatatgcaAAACTCTTTCAAGAACAAAAAAGCCAACATGTTAGTTCTGCTCCTTTTGCTTCCCAGTAAATCTTGAGCAATTTTCAGTTTCGAGCAACATatttgtcatcttttttttttttaatgacctcTTTATACTCTTCATACAATTCGCAATTTCGTgtcttttgccattttttttctctagttCTATTGTTATTGACTTAAGCTAATGTCTTGAaagtatattttttcattttttttttctttgttgttgctgATTGCATTCTTCCGTTTCTTTTCGTTCCTTCGCAATTCTGCTTTCATGGACTCCCAGTCATAGATGTTTCTGGCATTGTCATGATTTGTAGTCTCCCATTGATAGGGCCAACCAAGAAatggctattttcaaatgatGTATAAACTGTAAAGTCTATTATAACATCTTCTTCCTCTGTTCCAGGGTTCGTGATATCAGCTGTTCTGCTGATATTAGCAtggtgagtgtgagtgggttGCTAATAAAGATTAACACAGCTACAACAGTCTCACTAGTCACACATTAACAAACGTGCGTATGTTTATCCTGAAGACTGTCATGTCAGAACCTCCATCAGCTGAGGATCAGAGAATGGTGCAGACGTGGTTTGATGAGAAAGCTGGACCGGTAAGTGTCAGTGCAGGCACAATGTGATGAATTGACTTGATGTATGATGATGTGGATAGAGAAACAGTAACTGATGCCACTTTCTCTACTCAGGACGACAAATTAAACGCGATGGAGTTCATGAAGCTGGTCAACTCAGGTCTGAAAGTTTGAACTCTAATGTTAAACTGTTGATTAAATGATTTTCTTACCTTCCTCTGTAGCCGTAGCTCACTGATCTGAACAGAACCTGTGATACGCTTCCATTACACTGTATGAGTCAAAgattaatcatttttgttttagttcAATTTGAAGAAAATTATGAATGTGTATAAACACATCAACATTTATTCATCTGGTGAAAGCGCTGTGTTGGGAAATCCTGAGTCTGTTCCATTAACACTGAGTGAGAGATGGGAATAAACCCTGAATGGTACTCCAGGCCATCGCAGAATACTGtgcaacagacacacacgcgcacacacacacacacacacacacacacacacccacactcacacacacacacacacatagacacacactaaTTCACATAACCATTCACACTTAGCGATCATTTTGAATCATCAAACACTTATAATTATTCCATGATATAATTATCTTACAGGAAAACATAAGACTAGATGAATCAGAAAAagtaatacttaaaaaaaacataaaaaaaacataaaaaaggaatTACAGCCTGTATTGTAACTCTAACAGCAAATTACCTAAAAATTCTTGCTTCACAGTAAAAATACATTCAGTCAGCAGTATGTAGTTCAATCCTATTTTTAGTAATAATGTTTTTCACAAACCTTCGAGATATAATCAGGTCCCAGTGTGGTGCAGAGATATATTCCTCTGGTGAAGTGATATGTTTTATTCTGAagacaaacatttttacattcctACAATTTCTGCTTCAGCTCCATGTCCTGCTCTTTAGTTGGAAACCAGCAAGAGTTTATTTGGAATTATTATACTTTGGTAAAATAAACTTTTCGCTCTAGAACagtgaagagaaaaataaaaaaaaatgtgtaatgttGTACATTAAAAGAATGAGttatgttcataaaataaacagatattaaACGGGGTCTTTGGTTTCTTATGTCACAGATTCAGTGGTTTTAAAGCCCCTGCTTTTGGACTTGATGTTAATGTGGTACCAGTAATGTCCATCAGGTGGCGGGGTTGTTCAGACTCAGTGTTGATCTGTGTAAGATGCTGGTTCATGAACTGAAACAACCTTAAATCCCCTTATTACAAGCACATGCTCTGTACCTCAGCacagtgctctgtgtgtgtgtgtgtgttttgttctcaCTGCTGGGCCTCACACGCTTTCTCTTTGCCCTGCAGTGCTGGAGAAGGACTACCATGTTCCTCTGGAGACCTGCAGACAGCTCGTTTTTTCCCAAAACGTATCCTTCATCTGGACGCGTCTTCTCAGTTATTCCAACACATTTCATCTCC
Above is a window of Tachysurus vachellii isolate PV-2020 chromosome 9, HZAU_Pvac_v1, whole genome shotgun sequence DNA encoding:
- the capn12 gene encoding calpain-12, with amino-acid sequence MSDSASDPASITNPVKFKNQDFVSLCDDCLKSSKLFVDTSFPADQNSIGMPADPDPKMVIKWLRPKDISSNAVFVEGTTGTTDICQGQLGNCWLLAALSCLTMHPTLFEKVVPSGQTMDESSYAGIFRFRFWQYGEWVEVVVDDRLPVRGGRLLFSYSRTKNEFWSALVEKAYAKLTGSYSSLKGGNISEGMEDFTGGIAYTRPVSSRTPPVLWRTLTAALSRGSLLSCFIQAKSVKEIGSVSPEGLVKGHAYAITATDKVHKKTETEEVLLVRLRNPWGFVEYCGPWGDKCKDWDGIENAEKTRIKLNIEEDGEFWIGVQDFCKLFDTVELCSVNPDSDAGEEGSDSSWSLTSHKGSWVPMCSAGGSRKNPKTFCKNPQFHLILSQQDAEDVEIDEDELDAGDDDDNISTAAPPKISLDKQKEKMKKCTVLIELLQKHRRLKDKVNFLYIGYHIYKLPPELQDSTGSFNQEFFDTNPLVGRSGMYRNVRAVWRKVHLDPGHYIIVASTQRPNQPGEFFLRIYAKNGNSLGVRDISCSADISMTVMSEPPSAEDQRMVQTWFDEKAGPDDKLNAMEFMKLVNSVLEKDYHVPLETCRQLVFSQNTEGRGWLSRDQAHYLLSSLRRLQSIFLEYDEDSSGSISPFELSQALKAAGVQCDNNILHMLWERFGSGEQQLPFYIFVSCVTRLQVLFALFESENSPEVKSRGINTWLLRLLAV